A genomic segment from Pseudosulfitobacter sp. DSM 107133 encodes:
- a CDS encoding TlpA disulfide reductase family protein yields the protein MKKLFAALVYTALALGANTALADVQAAAGLRDGSMKKLVFHDSPQATSTAAFQLEDGGGEVTLEDYRGKWVLLNFWATWCAPCRKEMPMLSALQEQFGGDTFEVLTLATGRNSPEGIKKFFTETGIDNLPRHQDPQQALASQMGIFGLPITVILDPDGREVARLRGDADWSSDSAKAIIAELTGQDTTGN from the coding sequence ATGAAGAAACTCTTTGCTGCGCTCGTGTATACGGCCCTTGCCTTGGGTGCAAATACTGCCCTTGCTGACGTTCAGGCCGCAGCGGGCCTGCGCGACGGGTCGATGAAGAAGCTGGTGTTCCATGACAGCCCCCAGGCCACTTCGACGGCAGCTTTCCAGTTGGAAGACGGCGGCGGCGAGGTGACGCTGGAGGATTATCGCGGCAAATGGGTCTTGCTGAACTTCTGGGCCACATGGTGCGCGCCCTGCCGCAAGGAAATGCCGATGTTGTCGGCCCTGCAAGAACAGTTCGGCGGCGACACTTTCGAGGTGCTGACGCTGGCCACGGGCCGCAATTCGCCTGAAGGTATCAAGAAGTTTTTCACCGAAACGGGCATCGACAACCTGCCCCGCCATCAGGACCCGCAACAGGCTCTGGCCAGCCAGATGGGCATTTTCGGCCTGCCGATTACCGTGATTCTCGACCCTGATGGCCGCGAAGTCGCGCGCTTGCGGGGCGATGCCGACTGGAGCTCGGACAGCGCCAAGGCGATCATTGCCGAACTGACGGGGCAAGACACGACTGGCAACTGA
- the argH gene encoding argininosuccinate lyase, which produces MTDKTANTMWGGRFAAGPDAIMEAINASIGFDQRMAAQDIAGSRAHAAMLGAVGIISPNDADTIREGLLTVLSEIEGGTFQFSTALEDIHMNVEARLKEVIGEPAGRLHTGRSRNDQVATDFKLWVRDQFDAAESSLLALIDALLAQAEAGADWVMPGFTHLQTAQPVTWGHHMMAYVEMLGRDLSRVRDARARMNESPLGAAALAGTSFPIDRDMTAQALGFDRPAANSLDAVSDRDFALEFLGVASICAMHLSRFAEELVIWSSAQFRFVTLSDRFSTGSSIMPQKKNPDAAELIRAKVGRIMGANVGLMMVMKGLPLAYSKDMQEDKEQVFDAADNWMLALAAMEGMVRDMTANRDSLAAAAGAGFSTATDLADWLVRVPGIPFRDAHHVTGSLVAMAEAKGCDLPDLSLADMQSVHGDITEAVFDVLGVQNSVNSRMSYGGTAPAQVRAQVKRWREVLK; this is translated from the coding sequence ATGACAGACAAGACTGCAAACACCATGTGGGGCGGCCGCTTTGCCGCCGGACCGGACGCGATCATGGAGGCGATCAACGCCTCGATCGGGTTCGACCAGCGGATGGCGGCGCAGGACATTGCAGGCTCGCGCGCCCATGCCGCGATGCTGGGCGCGGTGGGCATCATCAGTCCTAACGATGCCGACACCATTCGGGAAGGGCTGCTCACGGTCTTGTCAGAGATCGAAGGCGGCACCTTCCAGTTTTCCACCGCCCTCGAAGACATCCACATGAACGTCGAGGCGCGGCTGAAAGAGGTGATCGGCGAACCGGCAGGCCGCCTGCACACCGGCCGCAGCCGCAACGACCAGGTGGCGACCGATTTCAAACTGTGGGTCCGTGACCAGTTCGACGCCGCCGAAAGCAGTCTGCTGGCGCTGATCGACGCGCTGCTGGCACAGGCCGAGGCGGGGGCCGATTGGGTCATGCCCGGCTTTACCCACCTGCAAACCGCGCAGCCCGTCACATGGGGCCATCACATGATGGCCTATGTCGAAATGCTGGGCCGCGACCTCAGCCGTGTGCGCGACGCGCGCGCGCGGATGAACGAAAGCCCGCTGGGGGCTGCAGCCCTGGCCGGCACGTCCTTTCCCATCGACCGTGACATGACCGCACAGGCACTGGGCTTTGACCGCCCTGCCGCCAACTCGCTGGACGCGGTCAGCGACCGCGACTTTGCGCTGGAATTTCTCGGCGTGGCCAGCATCTGCGCCATGCACCTCAGCCGCTTTGCCGAAGAGCTGGTGATCTGGTCGTCTGCCCAGTTCCGCTTTGTCACCCTGTCCGACCGGTTCAGCACCGGCTCGTCCATCATGCCGCAAAAGAAAAACCCCGACGCCGCCGAGCTGATCCGCGCCAAGGTGGGCCGGATCATGGGCGCCAACGTCGGCCTGATGATGGTGATGAAAGGGCTGCCGCTGGCCTATTCCAAGGACATGCAGGAAGACAAGGAACAGGTCTTCGACGCCGCCGACAACTGGATGCTGGCGCTGGCCGCGATGGAGGGCATGGTGCGCGACATGACCGCCAACCGCGACAGCCTCGCCGCTGCCGCAGGGGCCGGTTTCAGCACCGCCACCGATCTGGCCGACTGGCTGGTGCGGGTGCCGGGGATTCCGTTCCGCGATGCCCACCACGTCACCGGATCGCTGGTCGCCATGGCCGAAGCCAAGGGCTGCGATCTGCCCGACCTCAGCCTTGCCGACATGCAATCGGTGCACGGCGACATCACCGAAGCTGTCTTTGACGTGTTGGGGGTGCAAAATTCGGTGAATTCGCGTATGTCTTATGGCGGTACGGCCCCCGCGCAGGTGCGCGCGCAGGTCAAACGCTGGCGCGAGGTTTTGAAATGA
- a CDS encoding DUF1963 domain-containing protein: MKKTSVVLKRQVPIRFDEAPRSWLGGLPMMPRLTKWPRDDEGAPLHFVAQICCGDLPRTLWNGLGPRKGWLLLFVETLKLEDHAENNTVQVLHTPRLGSERQPPKDTPTVRHSMSEYIDYTSPKIRPGVPKFWRRWPIDIVVQEFEFTQIGPEEGGPSAIQGEDLYEAPVAQNGFNKISSALNRPLTWRGARYVVEGILRDLKPDEFERSFVGNSGLLSAPEFDHSGLTEEISKRAMQSTDYQGGPINKFGRYSALFERTETEVRAERCTGWVKRAYACIDAEIAQFAAMKAELEQAHAEGRTDALARKGSVSLPLEGVLWNLERYVGYRNALDKTLAEYPGPDPEAALTEEIERLGRAYLTWGTRMAEGAKAAMQKIESQDPQTPISALDWVELTGAFCETSAEYWVKSGEVLAKNSHSINMEKHVKMAIREDLLDLYTHDNNAPQTLPRDMLETLAESAKYIEPGLPHRMGGLPDLIQSDAFDQIDQLLFQLASDRAMGWMWGDVGALYVTISESDLRKSRFEHVEAWLEGH, encoded by the coding sequence TTGAAAAAGACTTCTGTTGTTCTGAAACGTCAAGTTCCCATTCGCTTCGATGAAGCGCCTCGATCTTGGCTGGGTGGGCTTCCAATGATGCCAAGGCTCACCAAGTGGCCACGCGACGATGAAGGTGCTCCACTGCACTTTGTTGCACAGATTTGCTGCGGTGATTTACCCCGAACTCTCTGGAATGGTTTGGGGCCGCGCAAAGGATGGCTATTGCTTTTTGTGGAGACCCTGAAACTTGAAGATCACGCCGAAAACAATACCGTGCAGGTCTTGCACACCCCTCGCTTGGGCTCCGAGCGCCAACCACCAAAGGACACGCCGACCGTCCGCCACTCGATGTCCGAATATATCGACTATACATCGCCCAAGATCAGGCCAGGTGTCCCGAAGTTCTGGCGCAGGTGGCCTATCGACATCGTTGTACAAGAGTTTGAATTTACCCAGATTGGCCCTGAAGAGGGTGGCCCTTCCGCGATTCAGGGTGAAGACCTTTACGAAGCACCTGTGGCGCAGAACGGCTTTAATAAGATTTCTTCCGCATTAAATCGCCCTCTAACATGGCGTGGCGCTCGCTATGTTGTCGAAGGAATTCTGAGAGATCTGAAACCTGATGAGTTCGAGCGCAGTTTTGTCGGGAATAGCGGATTACTGAGTGCGCCTGAATTCGACCATAGCGGGTTAACGGAAGAGATAAGCAAGCGCGCCATGCAAAGCACGGACTACCAAGGTGGGCCTATCAATAAATTTGGTCGATACAGCGCTCTTTTCGAACGTACTGAAACCGAGGTGCGTGCCGAACGTTGCACCGGATGGGTCAAACGGGCTTACGCGTGTATTGATGCGGAAATCGCCCAATTCGCTGCCATGAAGGCCGAGCTTGAACAAGCGCATGCAGAGGGACGGACAGACGCGCTTGCAAGAAAGGGCAGCGTCAGTCTTCCATTGGAAGGGGTGCTATGGAACCTTGAGCGCTATGTGGGATATCGCAACGCTTTGGACAAAACGCTCGCAGAATATCCCGGTCCCGATCCTGAGGCGGCGTTAACAGAAGAAATAGAGCGCCTTGGCCGGGCCTATCTGACCTGGGGTACGCGAATGGCTGAGGGGGCAAAGGCCGCCATGCAGAAAATAGAATCGCAAGATCCTCAGACGCCCATTAGCGCGTTGGACTGGGTAGAGCTGACCGGTGCATTTTGTGAAACCTCCGCTGAGTATTGGGTCAAGAGCGGCGAAGTCTTGGCCAAAAACTCCCATAGCATTAACATGGAAAAACACGTCAAGATGGCAATTCGTGAAGATCTCCTTGACCTGTATACACATGACAATAATGCCCCACAGACGCTCCCACGGGATATGCTTGAAACCTTAGCAGAGTCTGCAAAATACATCGAACCGGGCCTGCCACATCGAATGGGAGGACTGCCCGATCTCATCCAAAGTGACGCCTTTGATCAAATTGATCAGCTACTTTTTCAATTGGCAAGCGACCGGGCGATGGGGTGGATGTGGGGCGATGTCGGCGCTCTCTATGTAACTATCTCTGAGAGCGACTTACGCAAAAGTCGATTTGAACATGTCGAAGCATGGCTTGAGGGGCATTGA
- a CDS encoding DUF2834 domain-containing protein: protein MSPLRLMYLGLAVWGAMHPMYWFLAWFRENGFDLGLMVDAWHVNAASSGLVWDLTIAAIALTVWICAEVRVRRNWVALLAIPATFCIGVSCGLPLYLFLRTRPVT, encoded by the coding sequence ATGTCGCCGCTGCGCCTGATGTATCTGGGACTGGCCGTCTGGGGGGCGATGCACCCGATGTATTGGTTTCTGGCATGGTTTCGGGAAAACGGCTTTGATCTTGGCCTGATGGTGGACGCATGGCATGTCAATGCGGCCTCCAGCGGTCTGGTCTGGGATCTGACGATTGCCGCAATTGCCCTGACGGTGTGGATCTGCGCCGAAGTGCGGGTGCGCCGCAACTGGGTGGCGCTGCTGGCGATTCCGGCGACGTTCTGCATCGGGGTAAGCTGCGGGTTGCCGCTGTATCTGTTCCTGCGCACACGGCCGGTGACCTAG